In Sphingomonas sp. LR60, the following are encoded in one genomic region:
- a CDS encoding IS6 family transposase has product MPRPRKPASPFRYFNSSPEVIRLVVLMYVRFPLSLRNVEDLLFERGIDISHETVRLWWNRFGPLFAGDIRRQRVSRMRGFRHWRWRLDEMYVKLNGEMVYLWRAVDHEGEVLESYVTRTRDKAAALSFMKKALKRHGSPEAINTDGLRSYRAAMNDLGNAEKQEVGRWANNRVENSHLPFRRRERAMQRFRQVKTLQKFASIYANIHNHFSLERHLIDRQTYRERRSAALTEWQALAS; this is encoded by the coding sequence ATGCCCCGCCCGCGCAAGCCAGCCTCGCCGTTTCGCTACTTCAACTCGTCGCCGGAGGTGATCCGGCTGGTGGTGTTGATGTACGTGCGCTTTCCGCTGAGCCTGCGGAACGTGGAGGACCTGCTGTTCGAGCGCGGGATCGACATCTCCCATGAGACGGTACGGCTGTGGTGGAACAGGTTCGGTCCGCTGTTCGCCGGTGACATCCGCCGCCAGCGGGTGAGCCGGATGCGCGGCTTTCGTCATTGGCGTTGGCGCCTGGACGAAATGTACGTAAAGCTGAACGGCGAGATGGTCTACCTGTGGCGAGCGGTGGATCATGAAGGCGAGGTGCTAGAAAGCTACGTCACCAGAACCCGCGACAAAGCGGCTGCGCTTTCGTTCATGAAGAAGGCGCTGAAGCGCCACGGCTCGCCTGAGGCGATCAACACCGACGGTCTGCGCAGCTACCGCGCAGCGATGAACGACTTGGGCAACGCCGAGAAGCAGGAGGTTGGCCGCTGGGCGAACAACCGGGTGGAGAACAGCCACCTGCCGTTTCGACGACGGGAGCGGGCGATGCAGCGGTTCCGTCAGGTGAAGACACTGCAGAAGTTCGCCTCCATTTACGCCAACATCCACAACCACTTCAGCCTGGAACGCCACCTCATCGATCGACAGACCTACCGGGAACGACGCTCCGCCGCCCTAACGGAGTGGCAGGCGCTTGCTAGCTGA
- a CDS encoding response regulator, with protein MGQALAGYIVLVVENEYFIASDTAESLARAGATILGPCATVAAAVRLIEETSPSHAVLDLNLDGSGARFELARQLQSRKVKSVIVSGYDKGTLPNDLAGIPFLMKPVSYGQLVEVFAALPAAH; from the coding sequence GTGGGGCAGGCGCTTGCGGGATACATCGTTTTGGTGGTTGAGAACGAGTATTTCATTGCGAGTGACACCGCTGAGTCGCTCGCGCGAGCTGGAGCGACGATTCTTGGGCCATGCGCAACCGTTGCAGCTGCTGTGCGGTTGATCGAAGAAACCTCTCCGTCGCACGCCGTTTTAGATCTTAACCTCGACGGGTCTGGCGCTCGCTTCGAACTCGCCAGGCAGCTCCAGAGCCGCAAGGTTAAGAGCGTCATCGTCTCTGGGTACGACAAAGGGACGCTGCCTAACGATCTGGCGGGCATACCATTCCTGATGAAGCCTGTATCTTATGGCCAATTGGTCGAAGTTTTCGCCGCTTTGCCTGCAGCTCATTAG